The following proteins come from a genomic window of Alicyclobacillus dauci:
- a CDS encoding YggT family protein gives MVLSYCFRIYSYMMLVWIIMSWIPNMRYSRIGTLLGKLVDPYFSIFRRFIPPLGGIDLSPIVAFFVYRIIVSLILGQVLPFILR, from the coding sequence ATGGTACTAAGTTACTGCTTCCGAATTTACTCATATATGATGTTGGTTTGGATCATCATGTCCTGGATACCGAACATGCGTTATTCCAGGATCGGTACGCTACTCGGAAAACTGGTCGATCCGTACTTCTCGATATTCCGACGCTTTATTCCTCCCTTGGGAGGAATCGATCTTTCGCCCATTGTTGCATTTTTTGTCTATCGCATAATTGTTAGTCTGATTCTTGGGCAAGTTCTCCCTTTTATCCTGCGTTGA
- a CDS encoding cytochrome P450 gives MNEEVPRDKSLDNSLALLQEGYLFIKNRTEGYRSDVFEARLLGQKVICMSGEEAAKVFYDPQRFQRYGAAPKRVQKTLFGVNAIQSMDGEAHIHRKLLFMSLMTPPHQKRLAELTMDAWLSSITRWEKSKQIVLFDEAKNLLCQVACQWAGVPLQKSEIKQRADDFSDMVDAFGAVGPRHWKGRRARTRAEEWIKQVIGDVRTGELKVPEGSALQAMAFYTEFGGRQLDTQMAAVELINVLRPIVAISTFITFTALALHEHPDCKEKLQTGDDKYAEMFVQEVRRFYPFGPFVGARVRKDFVWNECEFEQGMLVILDMYGTNHDSRLWQNPNEFRPERFKEWKGSLFDFIPQGGGDPATGHRCPGEGITVEVMKATLKFLVEKIQFDVPPQDLTYSLTRMPTFPESGFVMTNVRRK, from the coding sequence ATGAACGAGGAAGTCCCACGCGATAAAAGCCTCGATAACAGTCTTGCTCTACTGCAAGAGGGATACTTGTTTATTAAAAACAGGACCGAAGGATATCGGTCGGATGTATTTGAGGCGCGCTTATTGGGCCAGAAGGTGATTTGTATGAGTGGAGAAGAAGCGGCCAAGGTCTTTTACGATCCGCAACGATTTCAGCGATATGGTGCCGCGCCGAAACGAGTTCAAAAAACACTATTTGGCGTCAATGCGATCCAGTCTATGGACGGTGAGGCGCATATTCACCGGAAGCTTCTATTTATGTCGCTCATGACGCCACCACATCAAAAACGACTAGCTGAGCTTACCATGGACGCGTGGCTAAGCTCGATCACGCGATGGGAAAAGTCGAAGCAGATCGTACTTTTTGATGAAGCCAAGAATCTTTTATGCCAGGTAGCGTGCCAGTGGGCTGGAGTTCCCTTACAGAAATCGGAAATTAAACAGCGCGCGGATGACTTCAGTGACATGGTTGACGCTTTCGGAGCGGTTGGACCACGGCACTGGAAAGGAAGAAGAGCAAGAACCAGGGCGGAAGAGTGGATCAAGCAGGTCATAGGCGACGTCCGAACTGGTGAATTGAAAGTTCCGGAAGGCTCCGCACTGCAAGCGATGGCTTTTTACACTGAATTTGGTGGAAGACAGTTGGATACCCAAATGGCCGCAGTTGAACTCATCAACGTATTACGGCCCATTGTAGCTATTTCAACATTCATTACTTTCACGGCTTTAGCGTTACATGAGCATCCGGATTGTAAGGAGAAGTTGCAGACAGGTGACGACAAGTACGCCGAAATGTTCGTACAGGAAGTGCGACGCTTTTACCCGTTTGGCCCCTTTGTCGGTGCAAGGGTACGAAAGGACTTTGTTTGGAATGAATGTGAGTTCGAACAGGGCATGCTCGTCATCCTTGACATGTACGGGACGAACCACGATTCTCGGCTCTGGCAGAATCCAAATGAATTCCGGCCGGAACGGTTCAAGGAGTGGAAGGGGAGTTTGTTTGATTTCATTCCCCAAGGCGGAGGAGACCCAGCTACTGGACATCGCTGTCCGGGCGAAGGGATCACAGTCGAAGTCATGAAGGCTACCTTAAAATTCCTTGTCGAGAAGATACAGTTTGACGTTCCGCCCCAGGATTTGACCTATAGTCTCACACGAATGCCAACGTTCCCCGAAAGCGGATTTGTGATGACTAATGTTAGGAGAAAATGA
- the aceB gene encoding malate synthase A — protein sequence MSQYTCREGVQIVGDFKPEYAEILTPEALELVVKLTRAFDGRRQKLLQRRAERQAEIDGGQMPNFLPETENIRKGNWTVAPIPSDLQDRRVEITGPSGDRKMVINAFNSGASCFMADFEDANSPTWENTIEGQLNLRDSINRRIDYTSPEGKHYTLNDKIATLIVRPRGWHLPEKHVLIDGKPAPGGIFDFALYFYHNTKTLLNNGSGPYFYLPKLESHLEARLWNDVFIMAQDELGIPQGTIKATVLLETILASFEIDEIIYELREHMAGINCGRWDYIFSYIKKLRNKPDVILPDRALVTMTVPFMRAYTLLTIQTCHKRNAHCIGGMAAQIPVKNDPVANEEALAKVRADKEREARDGHDGTWVAHPALVPVAKAVFDELMPQPNQVDRKLEDVHVTAAQLIEVPEGPITEAGLRTNVSVGVQYTEAWLRGFGAVPIFNLMEDAATAEISRAQVWQWIHHPRGILADGGKVTVELFNQVLTEELAKVKAAIGEDQYNAGKFDLASDLFTKITLSDEFVDFLTLPGYDYID from the coding sequence ATGAGTCAATATACTTGTCGAGAAGGCGTTCAGATCGTCGGTGATTTTAAACCAGAATACGCGGAAATCCTAACACCTGAAGCGTTGGAGCTTGTCGTCAAACTCACTCGTGCGTTTGACGGCCGACGCCAAAAATTGTTGCAACGACGTGCCGAGCGCCAGGCCGAGATCGATGGGGGCCAGATGCCCAACTTCTTGCCTGAGACGGAGAACATCCGCAAAGGTAACTGGACAGTTGCTCCAATTCCCTCCGATTTACAGGACCGTCGCGTTGAAATCACAGGTCCGTCTGGTGATCGAAAAATGGTCATCAATGCGTTTAACTCCGGTGCGAGTTGCTTCATGGCAGACTTTGAAGATGCCAACTCGCCAACATGGGAAAATACGATTGAAGGGCAGCTCAACCTTCGCGATTCAATCAATCGCCGGATCGACTACACAAGCCCAGAGGGCAAACACTATACGTTGAATGACAAAATTGCCACACTTATCGTTCGGCCGCGGGGCTGGCATTTACCTGAGAAACACGTCCTCATCGACGGCAAGCCAGCTCCCGGTGGCATCTTTGATTTCGCCTTGTATTTTTATCACAATACGAAAACGCTCCTGAATAATGGCTCTGGACCGTACTTTTATCTGCCGAAACTCGAATCCCATCTAGAAGCGCGCCTGTGGAATGACGTGTTCATCATGGCCCAGGACGAACTTGGAATACCCCAAGGTACGATCAAGGCAACTGTGCTGCTCGAGACAATACTCGCCTCCTTCGAGATCGACGAAATAATTTATGAGCTTCGCGAACATATGGCTGGAATTAACTGCGGCCGCTGGGATTATATTTTCAGCTACATTAAAAAGTTGCGGAACAAGCCGGATGTAATTCTGCCGGATCGTGCGCTCGTCACGATGACCGTGCCATTCATGCGCGCCTACACACTACTCACCATTCAGACCTGCCATAAGCGGAATGCTCATTGTATCGGTGGCATGGCTGCCCAGATTCCTGTCAAGAACGATCCAGTCGCCAATGAAGAAGCCCTGGCCAAGGTTCGTGCGGACAAAGAACGCGAAGCTCGCGACGGCCACGATGGAACGTGGGTCGCACATCCGGCGCTGGTGCCTGTTGCGAAGGCCGTATTCGACGAACTGATGCCACAGCCTAATCAAGTTGATCGCAAACTGGAAGACGTTCACGTCACCGCCGCCCAATTGATCGAGGTTCCGGAAGGCCCCATTACCGAGGCGGGACTTCGGACCAACGTCAGCGTTGGCGTTCAGTACACAGAAGCATGGCTTCGCGGGTTTGGCGCTGTCCCAATCTTCAACTTGATGGAAGATGCAGCCACCGCGGAAATCTCGCGCGCCCAAGTCTGGCAATGGATTCATCACCCGCGCGGCATCCTAGCCGACGGCGGCAAAGTAACTGTCGAATTATTCAATCAGGTGTTGACGGAGGAACTTGCCAAGGTAAAGGCGGCTATCGGTGAGGACCAGTACAACGCTGGTAAATTCGATCTCGCCAGTGACCTGTTCACCAAGATCACACTGAGTGATGAGTTTGTTGACTTCCTAACGTTACCAGGCTACGACTACATCGACTAA